In the genome of Bradyrhizobium sp. CB3481, the window CGACGGTGTCGCCGCCACCATGAAGCGCGCGTCCTGGTAACAGGCATAATTCAGCGCATCGAGGCCGCGCTCGATGAAGGGATCGTACAGTGTGCCGACCGGCAGCAGCCGCTCGCCATTGATCTGGTGCGACAGGCCGAGCGCCGAGAGCATGATGAACAGGTTCATCTCGGCAATGCCGAGTTCGAGGTGCTGGCCCTTCGGCGAAAATTCCCAGCTATAGGCGGACGGAATCTTCTCCTGCCGGAACAGGTCGTGATTTTCGGCCTTGGCGAACAGCCCGCGGCGGTTGACCCAGGCGCCGAGATTGGTCGACACCGTGACGTCGGGCGATGCGGTCACGATCCGCGACGCCAGCTCGGTGTCGGCGCGTGCGAGTTCGTTGAGCACCAGCCCAAAGCCCTGCTGCGTCGACATCTGCGCCGCCGGCTTGAAGGTGAGCCGCTCGGGTACCTCGATCGTGGACGCGGTCAGCCGGCGGCGGCCCTGCTGATTGAAGGGCGCGGCCGCCAGAAAGGCCTCGAGCTCGGTCGGCGTCTGCGACAGGCCCTCGAACTTGTCCCACTCATGGCCGGGGCGGATGTTCTGTGCAGTGCGCCATTTTTCCATCTGCGCCACTGTCATCAGGCCGGCGTGGTTGTCCTTGTGGCCCTGCATCGGCAGGCCGACGCCCTTGATGGTGTAGGCGATGAAGCAGACGGGGCGATCATGATCGATCGCCTCAAACGCCTCGATCATGCTCGCCATGTCGTGGCCGCCGAGGTTGGACATCAGCGCCAGCAATTCCTCATCGCTGCGGCGGTCGATCAGCTCTGACACCGCGCCCTGGTCGCCGATGTCGTCCTGCAGATGCTTGCGGAAGGCGGCGCCGCCCTGAAAGCACAGCGCGGCATACATCTGGTTCGGGCAATTATCGATCCAGCGCCGCAGCGCCTCGCCGGCGGGTTCGGCGAACGCCGCCTGCATCAGGCGGCCGTACTTCACGATCACGACCTCCCAGCCGAAGTTGCGGAACATGGTCTCGAACTTCGCCCACAGCCCCTCGCGCACGACGGCATCCAGGCTCTGGCGGTTGTAGTCGACGATCCACCAGGTGTTGCGCAGCGCATGCTTCCAGCCTTCGAGCAGCGCTTCAAAGATGTTGCCCTCGTCCATCTCGGCATCGCCGACGAGTGCAATCATCCGCCCCTCGGGGCGATTTTTCATCCAGCCATGCGCGGTGACGTAGTCCTGCACCAGCGAGGAGAACAGGGTTTGTGCGACGCCAAGGCCGACCGAGCCGGTGGAGAAGTCGACATCGTCGGCATCCTTGGTGCGCGACGGATAGGACTGCGCGCCCTTGTAGCCGCGGAAATTTTCCAGCTTCTCGCGGGTCTGGTTGCCGAACAGGTACTGGATGGCGTGAAACACCGGGCTAGCATGCGGCTTCACCGCGACACGGTCCTGCGGGCGCAGCACCGAGAAGTACAGCGCCGACATGATGTTGGCGAGCGAGGCGGACGAGGCCTGGTGGCCGCCGACCTTCAGCCCGTCGGCATTCGGCCTGACGTGGTTGGCGTGATGGATTGTCCACGACGACAGCCAGAGCACCTTGCGCGCCAGCGCGGACAACAGTTCGAGACGTGCAGGCTCGATCGGCATGGCAGGGCTCCCGGCGATTCAGTATGCGCCAATTTTAGCCGCGGCGCAGGCGCCAAACTTCTCAATTTCCTGCGGCATACCGTCCGATATTGGGATAAAATACCACAATACCCCTCCAAACTATGAGTTCATCCCAATGGCCGCCCTCGATGCCATCGACCGCAAGATCCTCAGCCACCTGCAGAGCGACAGTCGCATGACCATGCAGGAGCTCGCCGACAAGGTCGGCCTTTCGGTGTCGCCATGCCATCGCCGGGTGAAATTGCTGGAACAGCACGGCGTCATCACCCGCTATATCGCGACCGTCGACCAGAAATCGCTCGGGCTTCACGTCAGCGTGTTCATCTCGATCAAGCTGGCGCGGCAGAAGGAAGAGGACCTCAACCGGTTCGCCAAGGCGATCTCGAAATGGGACGAGGTGCTGGAGTGCTACCTGATGACCGGCAACCGCGATTACCTCTTGCGCGTCGTCGCCGCCGACCTCTCCTCCTATGAAGCGTTCCTGAAGAACAAGCTGACGCGGCTCGATGGTATTGCTTCCATCGAGTCGAGCTTTGCGCTGAGCCAGGTGAAGTATTCGATCGCGCTGCCGGTGTGATGGAGAGATGCCGCCACACACACCATTGTCGTCCCCGCGAAAGCGGGGATCCAGTACGCCGCGGCTTATCCGTTCAATCACTGGCGTCTCTGGCATACTGGGTCACCCGCCTGCGCGGGTGACGACAGCTGAATGTGGAGCGGCGATCTCGCGACATGATTTGCCCGAGGTTTGCATCTCGTTTGCCCCCATCGAAATGAGGGCGCAGGGAAGACCAGGTGCGCGCCGCACCCGCGGTCTCGCGTGCCATTATGCGCATTAGCAAAAGATGCACACGAGCATACAGGTTCGGCGGGAGCATCCCGGCCTTCCCTGCGCAATGGCTTTACCGCTTACTTCGCGCTCTTCCCGGAGAACGGCTCTTTTGCCTCCGTCGCCCGCAAGATGCTTTCGCTTCCCGAGGGCTTAACGCCAGCACCACGGCGCCAGAACCACACGACTTCACCGTACGCCTCAGCCACACTCGTCCGTCATGGCATCGGCGTCCATCGCATCTCCCCGCGCGTCAGTGACGATGGCCAACGCCCCTCATCTCGCGGTGAGACGGCGGTATTTATGCCGCTGATTTGGGTCAGAATGGAAGCGGAATATTTCTGATTATCAGCAATTCCTGACTTGACGCCACTTCTGACAATCAGAACTGATTTGCCCGTCGGGCAGCCACAATCGTCGGTGCCGTAGGGTGGGCAAAGCGACAGCGTGCCCACCATCGAGCGGCGCGATCGGTGAGAGATGGTGGGCACGTCGCTTGCGCTCCTCTGCCCACCCTACGGCATCCTCATTCTACATGACCGTTTTCGCGGGATTTGCGTCATTTCCAGCGGAATATGACGGCGGTAAACTCTGATACAATCAAGCACGCATCGAGCCGGCAATTATGACATCGCGACGCCTGTTGTGGAGCGCCCTTGGCGCTGTCGCACTTCTTCTCATTATCGGCGGCGGCTGGCTGTGGTCGCTGCCGCCTGCCCCAGCCGTCACACCGCCGCCGCCGATCGCACAGGCCGAGCGCGACGCGACGGTTGCGGCGTTGAAGCCGCCGAAGCGGCAGCGCCCGCTGATCGCCATCATCGGCATCAACGATGGCACCGAGACCACCGATTACCTGATGCCCTACGGCATCCTGCGGCGCGCCGATGTTGCCGATGTTATGACGCTGGCGACGAAGCCGGGCCCCGTGCAGCTCTATCCGGTGCTCAAGGTCGAGCCGCAGGCGACCATCGCTGAGTTCGATGCGCAGCACCCTGATGGTGCCGACTATGTCATCGTGCCCGCGATGATCCGCGACGACGATCCGGCGGCGCTGCAATGGATCAGGAATCAATCGGCCAAGAAGGCCATCATCATCGGCGTCTGCGTCGGCGCCAAGGTGGTCGGCGATGCCGGGCTGCTGCACGGCAAGCGCGCGACCACGCACTGGTATTCGGTCAAGGAATTGCGCAGCAAGCATCCGACCATGCAATACGTTGAGGACCGGCGGTTCGTCGTCGACGACGGCGTGGCGACCACCACCGGCATCTCCGCCTCGATGCCGATCTCGCTGACGTTGATCGAGGCGATCGCCGGCCGCGACAAGGCGCGCGCGGTGGGACGCGATATCGGCGTCGCCGACTGGGATGCGCGGCATGAAAGCGACGCGTTCCGCTTCACGCGCCCGTTTGCGCTGACCGCAATCGGCAACACCGCCGCGTTCTGGGCGCGCGAACGGCTCGGCATCGAGCTCAAGGACGGTGTCGACGAAGTGTCGCTGGCGCTCGCCGCCGATGCGTGGTCGCGGACCTTTCGCTCCCAGGCGGTGACGTTCGCCGTCACCGCCGATGCCCGGCAGAGCCGGGGCGGTCTCCGCATCTATCCCGAAGAGGTCGCCGCGAGCTGGCCGGCGGAACGGCTGCTGGCTTCAGTCGGGGAGCGCAAGCCGGCGGAAGCGCTGGACGAGACCTTGCGCGCCATGACGGCGCGTTACGGTGCGCGCACGACGGATTTTGTCGCGATGCAGATGGAGTATCCGAGAAATCGTGCAGCGCAGTGAGATTTCGTAGGGTGGGCAAAGCGAAGCGTGCCCACCATCTCACAGCGTACTCGTCGATGGATGGTGGGCACGTCGCTTCGCTCCTTTGCCCACCCTACGGCAGCGGCAATCACCGCCACGGCTCGACGATGATCTTGGTGTGCGCCTCGGGATTGGCGAGATCGGCGAAGGCTTTTGCGACGCCGTCGATGCCGACTGACGCGGTCACCATCGAAGCTGCATCGACCTGCCCT includes:
- a CDS encoding transketolase, which translates into the protein MPIEPARLELLSALARKVLWLSSWTIHHANHVRPNADGLKVGGHQASSASLANIMSALYFSVLRPQDRVAVKPHASPVFHAIQYLFGNQTREKLENFRGYKGAQSYPSRTKDADDVDFSTGSVGLGVAQTLFSSLVQDYVTAHGWMKNRPEGRMIALVGDAEMDEGNIFEALLEGWKHALRNTWWIVDYNRQSLDAVVREGLWAKFETMFRNFGWEVVIVKYGRLMQAAFAEPAGEALRRWIDNCPNQMYAALCFQGGAAFRKHLQDDIGDQGAVSELIDRRSDEELLALMSNLGGHDMASMIEAFEAIDHDRPVCFIAYTIKGVGLPMQGHKDNHAGLMTVAQMEKWRTAQNIRPGHEWDKFEGLSQTPTELEAFLAAAPFNQQGRRRLTASTIEVPERLTFKPAAQMSTQQGFGLVLNELARADTELASRIVTASPDVTVSTNLGAWVNRRGLFAKAENHDLFRQEKIPSAYSWEFSPKGQHLELGIAEMNLFIMLSALGLSHQINGERLLPVGTLYDPFIERGLDALNYACYQDARFMVAATPSGITLAPEGGAHQSIATPLIGMAQDGLASFEPAFVDELAAIMAFGFRHMQREGGEGGSVYLRLSTRTIDQPQRIMTPDLQRDIAEGAYWLREPGPNCDIVIAYTGAVAPEAIEAVGLIGESHRDVGLLAVTSADRLHAGWSAARNLRRDRRGIQHLSHVEKLLAPLGRDCGIVTVIDGHPAALGWLGSVRGHRVEALGVEQFGQTGTIQDLYRHYGIDANAIIDAAESLTVGAPVRHRKMAV
- a CDS encoding Lrp/AsnC family transcriptional regulator, which produces MAALDAIDRKILSHLQSDSRMTMQELADKVGLSVSPCHRRVKLLEQHGVITRYIATVDQKSLGLHVSVFISIKLARQKEEDLNRFAKAISKWDEVLECYLMTGNRDYLLRVVAADLSSYEAFLKNKLTRLDGIASIESSFALSQVKYSIALPV
- a CDS encoding DJ-1/PfpI family protein; this encodes MTSRRLLWSALGAVALLLIIGGGWLWSLPPAPAVTPPPPIAQAERDATVAALKPPKRQRPLIAIIGINDGTETTDYLMPYGILRRADVADVMTLATKPGPVQLYPVLKVEPQATIAEFDAQHPDGADYVIVPAMIRDDDPAALQWIRNQSAKKAIIIGVCVGAKVVGDAGLLHGKRATTHWYSVKELRSKHPTMQYVEDRRFVVDDGVATTTGISASMPISLTLIEAIAGRDKARAVGRDIGVADWDARHESDAFRFTRPFALTAIGNTAAFWARERLGIELKDGVDEVSLALAADAWSRTFRSQAVTFAVTADARQSRGGLRIYPEEVAASWPAERLLASVGERKPAEALDETLRAMTARYGARTTDFVAMQMEYPRNRAAQ